The Hypomesus transpacificus isolate Combined female chromosome 2, fHypTra1, whole genome shotgun sequence genome window below encodes:
- the tmc4 gene encoding transmembrane channel-like protein 7, with the protein MELKRQVSTVAGNGYPGAQQSLRLRRALSSASNQNGPQFNWGSHPEEGEEGGESESHQDLRALPLPLALKRAVREVQQMRVPVVTSWESWKRSKGRSLNRLRENASGGLAYIALWRKALQKIGGNFGGGVQSYFLFLRFLVILNFFSFLLIGGFVLVPSIVFRTIGNSTFNNTGPKECLIYDPNPQGLLVFYNYFLDLLSGTGFMEYSYLFYGFYDNTVAESSGFTYNIPLAYILTAVFYFAFCFICIIVRMGSAARVAVATVGGAAGSYSKLVFTGWDYGCQGDRATRLKQNNIRYQFQVDLEEERRLKKAASLTLGQTVWLYTLRTVLSLICLGLIGAAFTAIAEATTFSQSQTGVSGIQGLLWEYLPSIVMTAGNFLVPFLCDQIALLERYSPSTTVIVALLRSVFLRLVSLGVLLFTLWNQITCYQQKELCQLCHYNYKEYPCWETRVGQEMYKLAIFDFLTTIAVLVLVEFPRRMVVDQCSCKLTQWVGRQEFLVPTNVLGLVYGQTVVWTGALFCPLLPLINTLKFVILFYCKKITLFQNCRPAVKTFRSTTSTFFFLVVLLFGWSLALVAMIYSLAKIHPSWSCGPFRSLSTMWIIIPNTFDTLSLTTRDFLYYIGSQAFSIPFFIFFCVALCYVAALASVYGKSVALLRAQLKLEGRDKQFLVKQIEELSLKMGVQRGRTDDYGVDATWNKN; encoded by the exons ATGGAGTTAAAGAGACAAGTCTCCACTGTGGCTG GCAACGGTTACCCTGGTGCCCAGCAATCTCTGAGGTTACGGAGGGCTCTCTCCAGTGCATCCAATCAGAATGGGCCCCAGTTCAACTGGGGATCCCACcccgaggagggggaggaggggggagagtcgGAGTCTCACCAGGATCTCAGAGCCCTGCCGCTCCCCTTGGCCCTGAAGAGAGCCGTACG GGAGGTGCAGCAAATGCGTGTCCCCGTGGTGACGAGCTGGGAGTCATGGAAGCGTAGCAAGGGCCGGTCCCTGAACAGGCTCAGAGAGAATGCCTCCGGAGGCCTGGCTTACATAGCTCTGTGGCGGAAAGCTCTGCAGAAGATAGGAG GTAACTTTGGCGGTGGTGTGCAGTCCTACTTCTTGTTCCTGCGGTTCCTTGTGATTCTTAacttcttctccttcctgctgATTGGTGGCTTCGTCCTCGTGCCCAGCATCGTGTTTAGAACCATCGGCAACAGCACCTTCAACAACACTG GTCCTAAGGAGTGTTTGATCTATGACCCTAATCCTCAAGGCTTGTTGGTGTTCTACAATTACTTCCTGGACTTACTGTCTGGAACT GGTTTCATGGAGTACTCCTACCTGTTCTACGGTTTCTATGACAACACGGTGGCTGAGAGCAGTGGCTTCACCTACAACATCCCCCTGGCCTACATCCTCACTGCTGTCTTCTATTTTGCTTTTTGCTTCATCTGCATCATTGTACG CATGGGGAGCGCGGCTCGCGTCGCCGTGGCAACGGTCGGGGGTGCCGCCGGCAGTTACAGCAAGCTGGTGTTCACCGGCTGGGACTATGGTTGCCAGGGAGACCGGGCCACCAGACTGAAGCAGAACAACATCCGGTATCAGTTTCAG gtggacctggaggaggagaggagactgaagaaagCAGCCTCTCTGACGTTAGGTCAAACCGTTTGGCTGTACACCCTTCGCACCGTTCTGAGCCTGATCTGCCTGGGCCTCATCGGTGCAGCCTTCACCGCCATCGCAGAGGCCACTACATTTAGCCAG AGCCAGACAGGGGTGTCAGGGATCCAGGGCCTGTTATGGGAATACCTTCCCTCCATAGTGATGACCGCAGGAAACTTCCTAGTGCCTTTCCTCTGTGACCAGATCGCCCTCCTGGAACGATACTCCCCCAGCACTACCGTCATAGTGGCTCTGCTCAG GTCAGTGTTTCTGCGTTTGGTCAGTCTGGGTGTACTCCTCTTCACTCTGTGGAATCAGATCACCTGCTATCAACAGAAAGAGTTATGCCAACTGTGCCATTACAACTATAAGGAATATCCG TGCTGGGAGACCCGAGTGGGACAGGAGATGTACAAACTGGCCATTTTTGACTTCCTCACCACCATAGCTGTTCTCGTCCTGGTTGAGTTCCCTCGAAG GATGGTGGTGGACCAATGTTCCTGTAAGCTGACCCAGTGGGTAGGGAGGCAGGAGTTTCTGGTTCCTACCAATGTGCTGGGTTTGGTCTACGGCCAAACAGTAGTGTGGACCGGAGCACTGTTTTGCCCCTTGTTGCCCCTTATCAACACCCTCAAGTTTGTTATCCTCTTCTACTGCAAGAAG aTCACTCTGTTCCAGAACTGCCGACCTGCCGTGAAGACCTTccgctccaccacctccactttCTTCttcctggtggtgctgctgtTCGGCTGGAGCCTGGCCCTGGTAGCCATGATCTACAGTCTGGCTAA GATCCATCCCTCATGGAGCTGCGGACCTTTCCGTTCTCTCTCCACCATGTGGATTATCATCCCCAACACCTTTGATACACTTTCTCTAACCACCAGAGACTTCCTCTACTATATAGGCTCCCAGGCTTTCTCCATCCCATTCTTTATCTTCTTTTG TGTTGCACTGTGCTATGTAGCAGCCCTGGCCTCGGTTTATGGGAAGAGTGTGGCTCTTCTAAGGGCACAGCTTAAACTG GAGGGGCGTGATAAGCAGTTCCTCGTCAAGCAGATTGAGGAGTTGAGTCTGAAAATGGGGGTTCAAAGAGGTAGAACGGATGACTATGGTGTTGATGCAACATGGAACAAAAACTAA
- the leng1 gene encoding leukocyte receptor cluster member 1 — MNILPKKSWHVRNKDNIARVRKDEAQAAEEEREVQRRVERAEQEARTQFLRQKSRASLQQTDGWKDQGEKSDAGREVIEHLNLFPLEDSAEKKGNEDYLKDKKDETERQERAIGLLVSLGPQPGTEVTPWYMKTGQEKEEVKKDVKEKNEKDKGKKQPLSEEEKEKRDKRLKDLLDPLKDMKKALAKQGRKEHKRKERRDRGEKISGGESSIERLRAERLQREAEEKRKAKALLDQKNGGKEKEREKEVEERDRPYNSGFFPELARKRQRRDRDSWRDGLI, encoded by the exons ATGAACATCCTCCCAAAAAAGAGCTGGCATGTACGAAACAAAGATAACATCGCGCGCGTTCGGAAAGACGAGGCGCAAGCTGCAGAAGAGGAACGCGAGGTTCAAAGACGAGTGGAGcgtgcagagcaggag GCACGGACACAGTTTCTCAGACAGAAGTCTCGAGCTTCTCTtcaacagacagatggatggaaagaTCAGGGAGAAAAATCCGATGCCGGAAGAGAAGTGATCGAGCACCTAAATCTGTTTCCTCTCGAGGATTCAGCGGAGAAGAAAGGAAACGAGGACTATCTTAAAGACAAGAAGGATGAAACG GAGCGTCAGGAAAGAGCCATCGGGCTGCTGGTCTCTCTTGGTCCACAACCGGGGACGGAGGTGACACCGTGGTACATGAAAACTGGCCAGGAAAAAGAAGAGGTGAAGAAGGATGTGAAAGAGAAGAATGAAAAGGACAAGGGAAAGAAACAACCCTTAagtgaggaagagaaggagaagagagataaGAGACTGAAGGACCTCTTGGATCCTTTAAAAGACATGAAGAAGGCTTTGGCAAAACAGGGTAGAAAAGAAcacaaaaggaaagagagaagggacagaggggagaagataagcggtggagagag CTCTATCGAACGCTTGCGAGCGGAGCGATTGcagagggaggcggaggagaagagaaaagccAAAGCTCTGCTGGATCAGAAGaacggagggaaagagaaggagcgagagaaggaggtggaggagagagacaggccctacaacagtgGCTTCTTCCCGGAGTTAGCCCGCAAGCGTCAGCGGAGAGATCGGGACAGCTGGAGAGACGGCTTGATCTGA